The following coding sequences lie in one Vitis vinifera cultivar Pinot Noir 40024 chromosome 19, ASM3070453v1 genomic window:
- the LOC100249576 gene encoding phosphoglycerate kinase, chloroplastic: MASAAASPSSLSLLHSTSAARSSPRLPSASLRLPTLPLRRLGFAGAAADSLLTLHVASRTRSFRGKASRGVVSMAKKSVGDLTGADLKGKKVFVRVDLNVPLDDNQKITDDTRVRAAIPTIKYLIDNGAKVILSSHLGRPKGVTPKFSLAPLVPRLSELLGIQIVKADDCIGPEVEKLVTALPDGGVLLLENVRFYKEEEKNEPEFAKKLASIADLYVNDAFGTAHRAHASTEGVTKFLKPSVAGFLLQKELDYLVGAVSSPKRPFAAIVGGSKVSSKIGVIESLLEKCDILLLGGGMIFTFYKAQGLSVGSSLVEEDKLSLATSLLEKAKAKGVSLLLPTDVVIADKFAPDANSKIVPASAIPDGWMGLDIGPDSIKIFNEALETTKTVIWNGPMGVFEFDKFAEGTVAVAKKLAELSGKDVTTIIGGGDSVAAVEKVGVADVMSHISTGGGASLELLEGKELPGVVALDEATPVPV, encoded by the exons ATGGCATCCGCAGCTGCTTCACCCTCTTCACTATCTCTCCTCCACTCCACCTCTGCCGCTCGCTCCTCCCCGCGCCTCCCTTCGGCTTCCCTCCGCCTCCCCACCCTCCCTCTCCGCCGTCTGGGCTTCGCCGGCGCCGCTGCTGACTCGCTTCTGACCCTCCATGTGGCGTCCAGAACCAGGTCTTTTAGAGGGAAGGCTTCCAGGGGGGTGGTGTCAATGGCCAAGAAGAGCGTGGGTGACCTCACGGGGGCGGATTTGAAGGGGAAGAAGGTGTTTGTGAGGGTGGATTTGAATGTGCCTCTTGATGACAACCAGAAGATTACTGACGATACCAGGGTTCGAGCTGCCATTCCCACTATCAAGTATTTGATCGACAATGGTGCTAAAGTCATTCTTTCTAGCCATTTG GGAAGACCAAAGGGAGTAACTCCAAAATTCAGCTTGGCGCCTCTTGTGCCAAGGTTATCTGAGCTTCTTGGCATTCAG ATTGTGAAGGCTGATGACTGTATTGGCCCAGAGGTAGAAAAGTTAGTGACTGCACTTCCTGATGGTGGTGTACTCCTTCTCGAGAATGTGAGGTTTTACAAGgaggaagaaaagaatgaaCCCGAATTTGCAAAGAAGCTTGCCTCCATAGCTGATCTCTATGTGAATGATGCATTTGGTACTGCACATAGAGCCCATGCCTCAACTGAGGGGGTCACTAAGTTCTTGAAGCCATCTGTTGCTGGTTTCCTTTTACAGAAG GAACTGGACTATCTCGTTGGGGCAGTTTCAAGCCCAAAGAGGCCATTTGCTGCCATTGTGGGTGGTTCAAAGGTCTCATCCAAGATCGGAGTCATTGAATCTCTCCTCGAAAAGTGTGATATCCTACTTCTAGGTGGAGGAATGATCTTCACATTTTACAAGGCACAGGGTCTCTCAGTGGGTTCATCCCTGGTAGAGGAAGATAAGCTAAGCCTTGCTACATCACTTCTCGAGAAGGCCAAGGCAAAAGGAGTATCTCTCCTGCTACCCACCGATGTTGTGATTGCTGACAAGTTTGCCCCTGATGCAAACAGCAAG ATTGTGCCAGCATCAGCCATTCCTGATGGATGGATGGGATTGGATATTGGACCTGATTCTATTAAGATATTCAATGAAGCTTTGGAGACCACCAAAACAGTTATCTGGAACGGACCGATGGGAGTGTTTGAGTTTGATAAGTTTGCAGAAGGAACAGTG GCCGTTGCAAAGAAGCTAGCGGAGCTGAGTGGGAAGGATGTGACAACAATCATTGGAGGTGGAGATTCTGTTGCAGCTGTGGAGAAAGTAGGAGTCGCTGATGTGATGAGCCACATATCAACGGGTGGAGGTGCCAGTTTGGAGTTGTTGGAAGGGAAAGAACTCCCTGGTGTTGTTGCCCTTGATGAAGCTACTCCAGTTCCAGTGTAA
- the LOC100261626 gene encoding uncharacterized protein LOC100261626 has protein sequence MAWSFTPDGLMALNFPSFHPQNSPQFLSSQTKLRPFSFRFSLPKNQKPRALREWREYEDAVKEKDLARALRFLKSVETNPIEPFNDSSSSDLGLVQSERDWEVLDACLNADDMKLVGSAYSFLKNRGFLPNFGKCRNIVLEGSRDVTPTVLKTSTGLEVSKLSPKKWGLSGGSSAALAAFLGGVSLLLSRGIDIRPNLAAILGLAIIDAVFLGGSCLAQISSYWPPYRRRILVHEAGHLLTAYLMGCPIRGVILDPIVAMQMGIQGQAGTQFWDEKLEKELAEGRLSGTTFDRYCMVLFAGIAAEALVYGEAEGGENDENLFRSICVLLRPPLTIGQMSNQARWSVLQSYNLLKWHKHAHRAAVKALESGGSLSVVIRRIEEAMSSSR, from the exons ATGGCTTGGAGCTTCACACCGGATGGTCTCATGGCTTTGAATTTTCCTTCCTTCCATCCCCAAAATTCCCCTCAGTTTCTCTCTTCCCAAACAAAACTTCGCCCATTTTCCTTCCGTTTTTCTCTTCCCAAAAACCAGAAGCCAAGAGCCCTGCGAGAATGGCGGGAGTACGAAGATGCCGTGAAGGAGAAAGACCTCGCTCGAGCCCTTCGGTTCTTGAAATCCGTGGAGACCAATCCAATCGAGCCATTCAACGATTCTTCTTCTTCGGATCTGGGGTTGGTTCAATCGGAGAGGGATTGGGAGGTTCTGGACGCCTGTTTGAATGCAGATGATATGAAGCTTGTTGGGAGCGCCTATTCGTTCCTCAAGAACAGAGGCTTCTTGCCCAATTTCGGAAAATGCAGAAATATTG TTTTGGAGGGATCAAGAGATGTTACGCCAACTGTGTTGAAGACTTCAACTGGTTTAGAAG TGTCTAAACTTTCACCAAAAAAATGGGGTCTTTCGGGAGGCTCAAGTGCTGCTTTAGCAGCTTTTCTTGGTGGggtatctcttcttctttctcgaGGGATCGATATCAGACCTAACCTTGCAGCCATACTTGGTCTTGCTATCATAGATGCTGTCTTCCTCGGTGGTTCTTGTTTAGCTCAAATTTCAAGTTATTGGCCTCCATATAGGCGTCGGATCCTAGTTCATGAAGCAGGCCATCTGCTGACTG CTTACCTTATGGGTTGCCCAATTCGTGGGGTGATTTTAGACCCAATAGTTGCAATGCAAATGGGCATTCAAGGCCAG GCAGGGACTCAATTTTGGGATGAGAAACTGGAAAAAGAGTTAGCTGAAGGCCGCCTAAGTGGTACTACCTTTGACCG ATACTGTATGGTCCTTTTTGCTGGAATTGCAGCTGAAGCTCTTGTTTATGGTGAGGCCGAGGGTGGAGAAAATGATGAGAACTTGTTCAGGAGCATTTGCGTTCTTCTGCGACCTCCATTAACTATTGGACAG ATGTCAAATCAGGCAAGATGGTCAGTTCTGCAGTCCTACAACCTGCTCAAATGGCACAAACATGCCCACCGAGCTGCTGTCAAAGCTCTAGAGAGCGGTGGCAGTCTGAGTGTTGTCATCAGGAGGATCGAGGAAGCCATGTCTTCCAGTAGGTGA